In a genomic window of Sinorhizobium meliloti:
- a CDS encoding glutathione S-transferase, whose translation MPYKLYYWDGIPGRGEFVRLALEEAGADYVDIARQPGGTNEMLKLMKEPGEAAAPFAPPFLVDGDLVISHVANILFYLGPRLGLVAEDEGLRTLTNGLQLTITDFVAEIHDTHHPIAVSLYFEDQKPEALRRSADFLSERLPKFLGYFERVLTQNPKGPSHMVSDRLSYVDLSLFQVIEGLRYAFPKAMDAYEANIPGLVALHDAVRARPRILSYLASERRLAFNESCVFRHYPELDRQS comes from the coding sequence ATGCCATACAAGCTCTATTACTGGGATGGTATTCCCGGCCGCGGTGAATTCGTGCGCCTCGCGCTGGAGGAGGCCGGCGCGGATTACGTCGACATTGCCCGCCAGCCGGGCGGCACGAATGAAATGCTGAAGCTTATGAAGGAGCCCGGTGAAGCCGCCGCTCCCTTCGCTCCCCCGTTCCTCGTCGATGGCGACCTCGTCATAAGCCACGTCGCCAACATCCTTTTTTATCTCGGGCCGAGGCTCGGCCTTGTTGCCGAGGACGAGGGACTTCGAACCCTCACCAATGGTCTGCAGCTGACGATCACCGATTTCGTCGCTGAGATTCACGACACGCATCATCCGATCGCCGTGTCCCTCTATTTCGAGGACCAGAAGCCTGAAGCGCTGAGGCGGTCGGCCGATTTCCTCTCCGAGCGTCTGCCGAAGTTTCTCGGCTATTTCGAACGCGTGCTCACACAGAACCCCAAAGGGCCGAGCCATATGGTCTCGGACCGGTTGAGCTACGTCGATCTTTCGCTTTTCCAGGTGATCGAAGGCCTCCGCTATGCCTTTCCCAAGGCGATGGATGCCTATGAGGCAAACATCCCCGGACTGGTCGCCTTGCATGATGCCGTTCGTGCACGCCCGAGAATTCTGAGCTATCTGGCCTCGGAGCGGCGGCTCGCCTTCAACGAATCCTGCGTCTTCCGCCACTATCCGGAACTCGACCGGCAGTCCTGA
- a CDS encoding cupin domain-containing protein: MKIEELMFAESGGVPNNPRLPVLVYRQAVDVTENGATQIEERFRANGWRGLWRNGVFAHHHYHCGAHEVLGIAEGRARLLIGGPEGQEVEVAAGDVILLPAGTGHRRNEASMDFLVVGGYPPGQDAEIQSGAATADDRKAIALVPLPSLDPILGAEGPAVTVWQSAMHAGDGLGEAHGH, encoded by the coding sequence ATGAAAATCGAAGAGCTCATGTTCGCCGAAAGCGGCGGCGTACCGAACAACCCGCGCCTGCCGGTCCTGGTCTATCGTCAAGCGGTCGACGTTACGGAAAATGGAGCCACACAGATAGAGGAACGCTTCCGGGCCAATGGTTGGCGCGGCCTGTGGCGCAACGGCGTCTTTGCCCATCACCATTACCATTGCGGTGCGCACGAGGTTCTCGGAATCGCGGAAGGCCGGGCACGGCTGCTGATCGGAGGGCCGGAAGGACAGGAGGTCGAGGTCGCAGCCGGCGACGTCATCCTCCTCCCGGCAGGTACGGGCCACCGCCGGAACGAGGCGAGCATGGATTTCCTGGTCGTCGGCGGCTATCCGCCAGGTCAGGATGCCGAGATCCAGAGCGGCGCCGCGACCGCGGATGACCGTAAGGCAATCGCCTTGGTGCCGCTGCCGAGCCTGGACCCCATTCTCGGCGCAGAAGGACCTGCGGTCACCGTGTGGCAGTCCGCCATGCATGCGGGGGACGGTCTCGGCGAAGCACACGGCCACTGA